One segment of Sinorhizobium sp. BG8 DNA contains the following:
- a CDS encoding CatB-related O-acetyltransferase — MTETTESSDAPVAVRLIGDVKLRFGCTKIVVEEPVELRAGLYDVRRIGAFTFLGGEQSVIRHVESIGRFCMIGPGAQFGITQHPGDHLSAHIIFEYDAIGTFPSEQVQRYWDRNKELAMNAQSKWMSSRNLDRIVIGNDVWIGRGVSIMRGCKIGDGAIIAASSVVTKDVEPYSVVGGVPAKMIRWRFPEDHRRALAKLKWWNYNLEVMDGVDVTRIESGIETIEANIAAGARIHTPKLSALRGSTPRVTNYAG, encoded by the coding sequence ATGACTGAGACGACAGAAAGCAGCGATGCCCCCGTAGCCGTTCGCCTTATAGGTGACGTGAAACTTCGGTTTGGGTGCACCAAAATTGTGGTTGAAGAGCCGGTCGAGCTTCGCGCGGGCCTTTATGACGTTAGACGCATCGGTGCGTTCACCTTTCTTGGCGGCGAGCAGTCGGTCATCCGCCATGTCGAAAGCATTGGTCGCTTCTGCATGATTGGCCCTGGTGCGCAATTTGGTATCACCCAGCATCCCGGAGATCATCTCTCCGCACACATCATTTTCGAGTATGACGCGATCGGAACCTTTCCATCTGAGCAGGTGCAGCGGTATTGGGATCGCAACAAAGAACTCGCTATGAACGCTCAATCGAAATGGATGTCGTCTCGCAATCTCGACAGGATCGTCATAGGGAACGACGTTTGGATCGGCCGCGGCGTCAGCATTATGCGCGGGTGCAAGATCGGCGACGGAGCCATTATTGCAGCTTCTTCTGTTGTGACCAAAGACGTCGAGCCATACTCAGTGGTCGGCGGCGTCCCAGCGAAGATGATCCGCTGGAGATTTCCAGAAGATCACCGCCGCGCCCTCGCTAAGCTTAAATGGTGGAACTATAACCTGGAAGTTATGGATGGTGTCGACGTCACTCGAATTGAATCTGGGATAGAAACGATCGAAGCCAACATCGCAGCAGGCGCCCGTATTCATACTCCAAAACTCTCGGCCCTCCGCGGTAGCACGCCAAGAGTAACCAACTACGCTGGATAG